CTTTGTTTTCTTTTTTACATGAAACTAAACCAAAGCCTATAATTGACAAGGCGATAATTGATAACGTCTTTTTCATTTTATATTCTATTTTGATCTTTACAATATTTATCTAAAATACCATTAATGAAGATATTTGAACGGTCGGTTGCAAATACTTTAGCAATCTCGATATATTCATTAATAATAACTCTTGAAGGGGTTAACGCAAAGTTATCAAGTTCTGCAATTGCAGTAGACAAAATTACTTTATCCATTAGAGAAACTCTTTCCAGGTCCCAGTTTTCTAATCTCTCGCCAAGCTTTTTCTCGTTGTTTTCCCAGTTATTCAGGGTATCTCTCAATAGCTTGCCGGCGAAAGTTTTATCCTCTTCATCTTTAATCATCTTGATTAAAGTTCTGCTTTCTTCATCTTCTCTTAGGAACCCGATTGTCTTTTGTACCATTGAGTTGGCAATGTGAATATCATCATACCAAGAAAGTTCCTTATCCCCAAGATAATCATGAAAATCATCATTTTCAGCAATATATCTTAAGAATAATTTCCCGATAAATTTTTGGTCTTCTTCAAAGGAGAATCCTTCTTCTTTCATGAAATCCTGATAACGTTTTCCCGCAGTAATTCTTTGGAAAGTCTTTACCAATAAATCATCATGCATATCCCATTTCAGCTGCTTGTGCTGACCTGTGAAGAACAATCTTTCTGGATTTTCTTCCAGTTTAAGCAATACTTGGTTATTGATGAATTTTTGGTTAGGGTTGATGTCTGAATCAGTTTTCAGATACTTGTTTTTCCCAATTTCGATCTGATGTTCCGCTAAATCTTTAAGTCCTACTAAAAAATTAAGCTGATAGATATAGAGATAATAGATTTTCTCTATTCCAGCGAACATGTTTTTCTCTAAAACATCAAATTTCACAGGATTCTGATAGTATGAATACACTGTCTGTACTACTTTTTCACGGATTTGTCGTCTTCCTAACATTCAAAGAGCTTTTTTATGACTGCAAAGATACAAAATTTAAAATTGATTGAATTCGTAGTCTGACTACATTTTTGTAAATTTGTAAAACTATATGAAAGCGCTAAAAACCTTAAACCCCTATTTTTGGAAGCACAAAATACTATTGTTTTGGGGGGTATTATTTATTATTGCCAGTAATTTTTTCAATATATATAAAGTTCAGTTTGTAGGGAAATCTGTAGACGAGCTTACTAAAAACGGGAATCTTGGCTTCAACCACCAGGTTTTAATTTATGTTGGAATCATTGTGGGCTGTTCACTTTTAACAGGATTCTTCACCTTTATGATGAGGCAAACCATCATTGTGGCTTCCAGAAGAATTGAATATGAACTTAAGAATAAAATCTACAGACATTATCAGGATTTGTCCTTAACGGATTATAAGCAAACAACCATTGGAGACTTAATGAACAGGTTAAGTGAAGATGTTGTAGCGGTAAGAATGTATCTAGGTCCTGGGGTAATGTATGTTGCCAACCTGATCGTTCTTGTTGTGATTACAGCCATTTATATGGTGAAAACAGATGCTTCCATGACTTTATGGACCTTGCTTCCTCTTCCTATTTTATCCTATGCTATTTATAAGGTAAGTTCAATTATCAATAAAAAATCGAAGGTAATGCAGAAGAGCCAGTCTGCTATTTCAACTTTTGTACAGGATAGTTTTTCGGGGATTCGTGTTGTAAAGTTCTTCGCAAGGGAAAAATACATTCAAAAAAATTACGGGATCAAGGTAACTGATTATCAAAACAAGGCATTGGATCTTGCTAAAACTGAAGCCTATTTCTTTACTATTATTTTATTTGTAATTGGATTATTGAATGTTGCCGTTATCTGGATTGGAGGAACAAAATATATTGCCGGAGAATTAAGCATCGGTAAAATTGCTGATTTCTTCATGTATATTAATACCTTGATTTTCCCATTCTCTATGGTGGGTTGGGTAACTTCAGTCAATCAAAGGGCTGAGGCTTCCATGCAAAGGATTAATGAATTCATGGATAAAGAATCGGAAATTGTTAATACGAATTTCGAGAATTATCCTATCAAAGGAGATATTGAATTCAAAAATGTATCGTATGTGTATCCTAATACAGGAATCAAGGCACTTGATAATTTAAGCTTTACCATTAAAGCCGGTAAATCATTGGCCATCATGGGTAAAACAGGAAGCGGAAAATCTACCATTGCACTCCTTTTATGCAGGCTGATAGATCCTACTGAAGGAGAAATCTTGATTGACGGTAAAAATCTGAAAGACCACAATCTGACTAATTACAGGAACTTCATTGGATATATTCCTCAGGAGAGTTATTTATTCTCAGATTCCATTGAAAACAATATAGGTTTTGCAATTGATCATCCATCTCATGAAAAGGTGGTAGAGTATTCCCAGATTGCGGATGTACACAAAAATATTGTTGAGTTTAAGGAACAATATAAAACACTTGTTGGTGAACGTGGAGTGATGCTTTCGGGAGGACAAAAGCAAAGAATTTGTATAGCCAGAGCATTAATAAAGGACCCAAATATCATTATTTTTGATGATTCTTTATCCGCTTTAGATACGGAAACAGAGCAGAATATTCTTGAAAATATTGATAAAAAAATTGGTAATGCGACATCCATAATTATCACACACAGAGAGTCTAGCGCTCAAAAAGCAGATCAAATCATCAATCTGACGGAAATTGCCAATTCTGTAACCGCTTAGCTGTTTCGTTCTCAATTGTTAAATAAATCATAAAAAAAATTTTGTGATTAAAAGAATTCTTTTATATTTGTTCTTAACAAGATTAAAAAATATCTAACAATGAGTGAATACAAGGAACGCCATGAAAATGAGATTTTCACGAAGGTGTTAAAAGCAGGGAGAAGAACTTATTTCTTTGATGTGCGCGAGACGAAAGCAGGAGATTATTATCTTACAATCACTGAGAGTAAGAAAAATTTCGGAGAGAATGGGGAAGCTACATTCGAGAAGCATAAAATTTACCTTTACAAGGAAGATTTTAAGAGTTTTCAGGAGATGTTTAATGAGTCCACAGATTTCATCATTAATGAAAAGGGTGAGGATGTAATTTCAGAAAAACATGACAAAGACTTCAAAAGCAAATCTTACACAATAGATTCTGACGACGAAGTTTAAAAAAAGAATATCTAAAAACACAAGCATCTGAAAAAGGTGCTTTTTTTATGCCTTGAAAACAAGATATTCACTCTTTATTTAAAAACATAAAAAAGGTGTGCTTTTCAGGAAAGCACACCTTTTTATTTTATACATATTCCCGCTTTATCTGCGAAAGTATGGTTGGGTCTTGTATTTCATTATCCTTAGCCAGTAATAAGACCTTGGATATTACTTCTGCTGACTTCGGATCGTCATCCGCAAAAGGTAAGAACAGCCTACCCCTATGTTGGGAATGAACCGGTAGTATAGAAAGATACCTACCCGGAACCTGATGTACAACAGCACTTCCCAAATGCACACTATATTCTGCTATCTGCCCTTTTACAAGTACATGTGAGCCATCAATCCTTACATTATCCAGCTTAAATAAACGTGCTGTTTCTTTCATTAGTACTGCCCTCATTTCAATAGAAGAATGGCTTGCTTCAGGATCTACATCTCCTACATGAGCTACTGAAACAACCAGATCTACAT
This genomic interval from Chryseobacterium joostei contains the following:
- a CDS encoding ABC transporter ATP-binding protein, which codes for MKALKTLNPYFWKHKILLFWGVLFIIASNFFNIYKVQFVGKSVDELTKNGNLGFNHQVLIYVGIIVGCSLLTGFFTFMMRQTIIVASRRIEYELKNKIYRHYQDLSLTDYKQTTIGDLMNRLSEDVVAVRMYLGPGVMYVANLIVLVVITAIYMVKTDASMTLWTLLPLPILSYAIYKVSSIINKKSKVMQKSQSAISTFVQDSFSGIRVVKFFAREKYIQKNYGIKVTDYQNKALDLAKTEAYFFTIILFVIGLLNVAVIWIGGTKYIAGELSIGKIADFFMYINTLIFPFSMVGWVTSVNQRAEASMQRINEFMDKESEIVNTNFENYPIKGDIEFKNVSYVYPNTGIKALDNLSFTIKAGKSLAIMGKTGSGKSTIALLLCRLIDPTEGEILIDGKNLKDHNLTNYRNFIGYIPQESYLFSDSIENNIGFAIDHPSHEKVVEYSQIADVHKNIVEFKEQYKTLVGERGVMLSGGQKQRICIARALIKDPNIIIFDDSLSALDTETEQNILENIDKKIGNATSIIITHRESSAQKADQIINLTEIANSVTA
- a CDS encoding transcription antitermination protein NusB, whose protein sequence is MLGRRQIREKVVQTVYSYYQNPVKFDVLEKNMFAGIEKIYYLYIYQLNFLVGLKDLAEHQIEIGKNKYLKTDSDINPNQKFINNQVLLKLEENPERLFFTGQHKQLKWDMHDDLLVKTFQRITAGKRYQDFMKEEGFSFEEDQKFIGKLFLRYIAENDDFHDYLGDKELSWYDDIHIANSMVQKTIGFLREDEESRTLIKMIKDEEDKTFAGKLLRDTLNNWENNEKKLGERLENWDLERVSLMDKVILSTAIAELDNFALTPSRVIINEYIEIAKVFATDRSNIFINGILDKYCKDQNRI
- a CDS encoding DUF3276 family protein is translated as MSEYKERHENEIFTKVLKAGRRTYFFDVRETKAGDYYLTITESKKNFGENGEATFEKHKIYLYKEDFKSFQEMFNESTDFIINEKGEDVISEKHDKDFKSKSYTIDSDDEV